The Streptomyces sp. M92 nucleotide sequence CGACCAGCCCGTCGGTGTAGAGCAGCAGCGTGGCGCCCGCCGGCGCGTCCAGCTCCACGGCCTCGAAGTCCACGCCGCCCACGCCGATCGGGGCGCCCGCGGGCACCCGCAGCACCTCCGCGTGACCGCCGAGGTGGAGCAGTACGGGCGGCGGGTGGCCGGCGTTGGCGACGGTGATGCGGTGCGTGACCGGGTCGTACACGGCGTACAGACAGGTCGCCATGCGGTCGGTGCCCAGGCGCTGGGCCTGCTCGTCGAGGTGGTGCAGCACCTCCTGCGGCGGCAGGTCGAGCCCGGCCAGGGTCTGCGCGGTGGTACGCAGCTGGCCCATGATCGCCGCCGACGTCATGGAGTGGCCCATCACGTCGCCGACGACCAGTGCGACGCGGCTGCCGGGCAGCGGGATCGCGTCGTACCAGTCGCCGCCGACCCGCGCGGTCTCGGCGGCCGGGAGGTAGCGGGAGGCGAGCCGCACGCCGGTGCAGTGCGGCAGGTTCTCCGGGAGCATGGTGCGCTGCAGCTCGTCGGCGATGTACGCCTCACGGCCGTACAGCACCGCCTTGTCGATGCCGAGCGCGCTGTGCGTGGCCAGCTGGGCGGCGACCAGCAGGTCGTCGGCCTCGAAGGCGATGCGCTCGGGGCCGCGCAGGAAGAGGGCGGCCCCGATCACCCGGCGCCGGCCGCGCAGCGGCGCGAGGATCGCCCGCTGCCCGTCGGGCACGGCGAAGCCGCCGCCGTCCCCGAGCAGCTCGGGCAGGGCGGCGCGGGCCGCGGGGGTGTCCGTGAAGACCGGCCGCACCCCGCGCAGCACTTCGGCGAGGGCGCTGCCCGGCCGCACCTCGCACAGCTCGGAGCCGACCGCCTCCAGCTCCGACGGTTCGGGCTGGACCGCGGGTGTGAACCCGCTCTCGGTGTCCCGCTCGGCCGGTATGCGGTCGGTGCGCCGCAGCCGCAGCACCAGCGGGCCGGTGGGCCGTTCGTCGCCGACCGGCAGCGGCTCGCGCAGGTAGACGAGGATCGCGTCCGCGAAGGTCGGCACGGTGGCCCGGCACAGCCCCATCACGATCTCGTCGAGGTCCATGCCCCGCGCGATCCGCCGGGTCGCGGCCCCCACGAAGCGCAGCCGGTCCCCGTCCCGCCGCATGGGCGTGGGCCGGCCGGGCGAGGTGACCTGCCCGGTACGGCGCTCGGCCCGCGCCGGTGCCCCGGCACCGTCGGGCTCGGGCCCGGCTCCCGCACCGGTCTGCGCGCCGCCCGGCTGCACCGGGACGCCGTCGGGCGTGGGCCGGGGGCGGTGGGTGTCGGAATGGGTGGCCGGTCCGGTGCCGGGCTGGGAGTGCTCGAAGGCGCCCGTGCCGGAGGTCGGCGGCGTCTGGCCGGCGCGCCCCTGTGCCGATAACGCGGACCCGGAGGCGCGCGGCGGCACGGGGGTACGCAGGAGCGCCCCGCGGGGGTCCGCGGGGTCACCGCCCGCCGTCGGGCGGTCGAAGGAGGTCGGGTGCTCCGTCACGCGTGTCGAATCCATCCGTCCGGGACTGCGCGCGGCGCGTGCAGTTCGTCCCGCAGAAATCCCGATACCCGCAATACGTGCCCCGGGAACGGGATTCCCGCGTGGTCAGAGGCTGTTCCTGTGTCACCGGCGGACCGTCCGCGGCCCGTGCCCGTGTTGTCTGCGTACCTCTCGCTCACGTCCTGCCGCCCCTCGGTGACGATCGGTCAAGCACGGTGCACGCCCCGCTGGTTGCTGCCCTGCTGGTTGCGGAGGACGATCCTACGTTTCCTGCCCGGGGGCGCATCAAGGGTCTCATGAGGACACATGCTCGGGTGTGCGGTCCCAGTCTCCGGGGAGCGACGGTACCTCCCAGGACGGATCCGGTCGCCAGTGTTCCCAGCCGTCCGCGTACGGGGACCCCCAGGCGCGGATCTCCGCCACCGCCGCCCGCCCCGCCTGCCGCACCCGCTCGGCCAGTCGGGCGTCCATCAGCCGGTCCCGCTGGGCCTGCGCGAACTCGTCCTCGTCCCGCCAGTGCCAGCCGCGGTCCGGGTGCACGGAGATGTCCAGGAAGTGGTCCTCGGAGTCGACGCCGCCCTCCCAGCGGGCGAGCGGCTCCTCCAGGTTCACGTACCAGTTCTTGAACCGCCAGCCCGGGTCCCAGAACAGCCACACCGACCAGGGGGCACCGGGCCGCGCCAGCTTCAGCACGCCCGTGCCGAACCACCGGTCGCGCTGCACGGTGCGCGGCTTGGTGTAGCGCGTCACCAGCGGTTCCAGGTGCACGGGCGTGCCGTCGGCCATGACCGGCTTCACGCACTCGGTGCCGGGCGCCAGCCAGACCGCGAGCAGGTCCGCGTCGTCCCGTACGACGGTGACGGGGCGCGCGATGTGCACGTGCGGGCCGCCGTTCTCCCGGTACCGCCACAGGATGTGGCTCCCGGGCGTCCAGAACTCCGTGGGGGCCGCCGGCCCGTCCGCCTCCGCCGCGCTCACCGTCTCACCGTCTGCCATGGGCAGATATTAGGTGCCCCGGCCATCCGACGCGCCGGTGATCGCGAGGAGCACCCCCGCGCGGGACGGCCGCCGGGCCCGTCCGGACCGTTCAGGTTCGCCGGGCCCGCCGGGCCCGTCCGGTCACGGGTGGGTCATCCGCAGCACGTCCAGCGCCTCGTCCAGCTGCTCGTGCGTGAGGTCGCCGCGCTCGACGTACCCGCCCTCCAGTACGACCTGACGGATCGTCTTCCGTTCCGCGAGCGCCTTCTTGGCGACCTTGGCGGCCTCCTCGTACCCGATGTACTTGTTCAGCGGCGTGACGACGGAGGGCGACGACTCGGCGTACTCCCGGGCCCGGTCCCGGTGCGCGACGACGCCGTCGACGGTCCGGTCGGCGAGCAGCCGGGAGACGTTGGCGAGCAGCCGCACCGACTCCAGCACGTTCTTGGCGATGACCGGAAGCATCACGTTCAGCTCGAAGTTGCCGGCCGCTCCGGCGGCGGCGACGGTCGCGTCGTTGCCGGTGACCTGGGCGGCGACCATGAGCACGGCCTCCGGGATCACCGGGTTGACCTTGCCGGGCATGATGGACGACCCGGGCTGAAGGTCGGGCAGCGAGATCTCCGCGAGCCCGGTGCGCGGCCCGGACGCCATCCACCGCAGGTCGTTGGCGATCTTCGTCAGGCCGACCGCGATGGTCCGCAGCTGTCCGCTGGTCTCGACGACGCCGTCCCGGGCGCCCTGCGCCTCGAAGTGGTCGCGCGCCTCGGTCAGCGGCAGCCCCGTGACGCGGGCCACCTCCGCGATGACGGCGGCGGAGAAGCCGGGCGGGGTGTTGATGCCGGTGCCCACCGCGGTGCCGCCCAGCGGCAGCTCGGCGAGCCGGGGGAGCGACGCCTGAAGCCGCTCGACGCCGTACCGCACCTGGGCGGCGTACCCGCCGAACTCCTGCCCCAGCGTGACCGGCGTGGCGTCCATGAGGTGCGTGCGCCCCGACTTCACCACGTCGGCGAACTCCTCCGCCTTGCGCTCCAGGGCGCCGGCGAGGTGGT carries:
- a CDS encoding SpoIIE family protein phosphatase gives rise to the protein MDSTRVTEHPTSFDRPTAGGDPADPRGALLRTPVPPRASGSALSAQGRAGQTPPTSGTGAFEHSQPGTGPATHSDTHRPRPTPDGVPVQPGGAQTGAGAGPEPDGAGAPARAERRTGQVTSPGRPTPMRRDGDRLRFVGAATRRIARGMDLDEIVMGLCRATVPTFADAILVYLREPLPVGDERPTGPLVLRLRRTDRIPAERDTESGFTPAVQPEPSELEAVGSELCEVRPGSALAEVLRGVRPVFTDTPAARAALPELLGDGGGFAVPDGQRAILAPLRGRRRVIGAALFLRGPERIAFEADDLLVAAQLATHSALGIDKAVLYGREAYIADELQRTMLPENLPHCTGVRLASRYLPAAETARVGGDWYDAIPLPGSRVALVVGDVMGHSMTSAAIMGQLRTTAQTLAGLDLPPQEVLHHLDEQAQRLGTDRMATCLYAVYDPVTHRITVANAGHPPPVLLHLGGHAEVLRVPAGAPIGVGGVDFEAVELDAPAGATLLLYTDGLVESRLRDVWTGIEQLRERLAVTAQLTGPDHPPPLEALCDEVLDMLGPGDRDDDIALLAARFDGIAPSDVAYWFLEPDDTAPGRARRLARRALGRWGMEDLTDSVELLVSEVVTNAVRYATKPVTLRLLRTDVLRCEVGDEVPQLPRLRQARATDEGGRGLYLVNRLARRWGATRLSTGKVVWFELNRG
- the fomD gene encoding cytidylyl-2-hydroxypropylphosphonate hydrolase gives rise to the protein MADGETVSAAEADGPAAPTEFWTPGSHILWRYRENGGPHVHIARPVTVVRDDADLLAVWLAPGTECVKPVMADGTPVHLEPLVTRYTKPRTVQRDRWFGTGVLKLARPGAPWSVWLFWDPGWRFKNWYVNLEEPLARWEGGVDSEDHFLDISVHPDRGWHWRDEDEFAQAQRDRLMDARLAERVRQAGRAAVAEIRAWGSPYADGWEHWRPDPSWEVPSLPGDWDRTPEHVSS
- a CDS encoding class II fumarate hydratase encodes the protein MADEQDRTEYRTEHDSMGEVRVPAHAKWRAQTQRAVENFPVSGQRIERAHIEALARIKGAAAKVNAELGVLDEDVAAAIQEAAGEVAEGKWDAHFPVDVFQTGSGTSSNMNTNEVVATLASERLGRDVHPNDHVNASQSSNDVFPSSIHIAATAAVTRDLIPALDHLAGALERKAEEFADVVKSGRTHLMDATPVTLGQEFGGYAAQVRYGVERLQASLPRLAELPLGGTAVGTGINTPPGFSAAVIAEVARVTGLPLTEARDHFEAQGARDGVVETSGQLRTIAVGLTKIANDLRWMASGPRTGLAEISLPDLQPGSSIMPGKVNPVIPEAVLMVAAQVTGNDATVAAAGAAGNFELNVMLPVIAKNVLESVRLLANVSRLLADRTVDGVVAHRDRAREYAESSPSVVTPLNKYIGYEEAAKVAKKALAERKTIRQVVLEGGYVERGDLTHEQLDEALDVLRMTHP